In Thermocrinis minervae, a single genomic region encodes these proteins:
- the nuoK gene encoding NADH-quinone oxidoreductase subunit NuoK, whose protein sequence is MKMIPLEAYLVVSVLLMGLGLLGMIARRNLVTVLMSTELALNAVNILFVGADAHLKLVDGQIFALFVIALAAAEAAVGLGIIIAIFRLRKVDSTDEITDMRG, encoded by the coding sequence ATGAAGATGATACCCCTTGAGGCATACCTTGTGGTAAGCGTTCTGTTGATGGGGCTTGGACTTCTGGGTATGATAGCACGTAGAAACTTGGTCACAGTATTAATGAGTACGGAGCTGGCCCTCAACGCTGTAAACATTCTCTTCGTTGGAGCAGATGCGCACCTAAAGCTCGTAGATGGTCAGATTTTCGCCTTGTTCGTTATAGCTTTAGCAGCTGCAGAAGCTGCCGTAGGCCTTGGTATAATAATAGCTATCTTTAGGTTGAGAAAGGTGGATTCTACGGATGAAATAACAGATATGAGAGGTTAA